Proteins found in one Limnobaculum xujianqingii genomic segment:
- a CDS encoding phage tail tape measure protein gives MSGSKLELRVILNAVDKLTRPFKSMQSANTKLAQNIKASREQLKQLNSQASQIEGFRKTQAQAAVTAQNLKKAKAEAAALAQQFKASQNPTAQQAKAMRAAAQNAKQLQQQYNGLQSSLQRQRDALNAAGLSTRTLGTSQRALRTNITSTTQQLRAQQAELVRLGERQRRLAAVRDRYQRSMQHKAVVAGMGYTTQATGRRVGQLGIQSLRVGYEFDALMSKTQAVTRIQDKNAPEMQALRQQARTLPLSSKFTDSEVAEGQYFLARTGYNAKQVLGAMPGMLNLASAGGIDLGTTADIASNIQMAMGIPAEKMDHVADVMTALFTRNNVDIPMLGESLKYSAGVGREYGQSLETVAAATAMLGSAGIQGSQAGTTMRSVLSRIGNSAAVKELGVKTSDKNGNMRDLVDILKDIDAKTAKMGNVDRGAVYKSIAGQYAVTGFGVLMRAASNGSLEKMRGQPGEYDGEATRVARTMMDNLAGDMTILHAGLENISVELFEKNNGWLRETATKLSDILHSISDFLKAHPAVSKGIVIIAASFAVVATVMGTLMIGVMGVLGPLAMLKMTFSILGIKGFSAFSLITKGVGLLGKGIMFLGRAMMANPILAIIALIAMAAIWIWQNWDWLGPKFIALWESVKNACSVAWTYIKNAVITAAKAVLNFFIDWSLPGLIYKHWDAIRDKTGKAWEAFKRVCTDVGTAVANFFINWSLPGIIYKHWDGIVDYVKGLKDSFVENGRAIIDWLLSGIDEKWSELKNKFSSLSDLIPGGVKEFFGVEASAEVQTNGNDQPLSKMADLASYQPLKFGGSNQYVDQSKTEINITNGSGNTDSTVKLKRMLDERDREKAARQRRVLADTN, from the coding sequence GTGAGTGGTTCAAAATTAGAGTTAAGAGTAATTCTGAATGCGGTTGATAAACTCACTCGCCCATTTAAATCGATGCAATCGGCTAACACTAAGTTGGCCCAAAATATCAAAGCCTCCCGTGAACAGCTTAAGCAACTGAATAGCCAAGCCTCACAGATAGAGGGCTTTCGTAAAACACAGGCTCAGGCCGCAGTTACTGCGCAGAACTTAAAGAAGGCTAAAGCTGAGGCCGCCGCCTTAGCCCAACAATTTAAGGCATCACAAAACCCTACCGCGCAGCAAGCCAAAGCTATGCGGGCGGCTGCGCAAAATGCCAAACAACTACAGCAACAGTATAACGGTCTGCAATCCTCACTACAGCGCCAGCGTGATGCACTAAACGCAGCCGGGTTATCAACCCGCACGCTGGGCACATCACAGCGGGCATTAAGAACCAACATTACCAGCACCACGCAGCAACTTAGGGCGCAACAAGCAGAGTTAGTCCGGCTTGGAGAACGTCAACGGCGGCTAGCGGCAGTTAGAGATCGTTATCAGCGATCTATGCAGCATAAGGCTGTAGTTGCCGGGATGGGATACACCACTCAAGCCACCGGGCGTAGGGTTGGTCAACTGGGGATCCAGTCATTACGGGTAGGTTATGAATTTGATGCTTTGATGAGTAAAACTCAGGCCGTAACCCGCATTCAGGATAAAAACGCGCCAGAAATGCAGGCGCTCAGGCAGCAGGCAAGAACGTTGCCGCTATCATCAAAGTTCACTGATTCCGAAGTGGCCGAAGGTCAATACTTTTTAGCCCGCACCGGCTATAACGCCAAGCAAGTATTAGGGGCAATGCCGGGAATGCTTAATCTTGCCTCGGCTGGCGGTATTGATCTAGGCACTACCGCAGATATAGCATCAAACATTCAGATGGCCATGGGAATACCGGCCGAGAAGATGGACCACGTTGCAGATGTTATGACGGCGCTATTTACTCGGAATAACGTCGATATTCCCATGCTTGGTGAGTCTCTTAAATATTCTGCCGGTGTTGGCCGGGAATACGGGCAGAGCCTTGAAACCGTGGCAGCAGCAACGGCAATGCTAGGGAGTGCCGGTATTCAGGGTAGCCAAGCTGGTACAACGATGCGGAGTGTATTAAGCCGGATTGGTAACTCTGCCGCAGTGAAAGAATTAGGCGTTAAGACCTCAGATAAAAATGGGAATATGCGGGACTTAGTCGATATTTTGAAAGATATCGACGCTAAAACCGCGAAAATGGGGAACGTTGATCGCGGAGCTGTTTATAAGTCCATCGCTGGACAATATGCGGTTACCGGTTTTGGTGTACTCATGCGTGCTGCCAGTAATGGTTCTTTGGAGAAAATGAGAGGCCAGCCCGGCGAGTATGACGGTGAAGCGACTAGGGTCGCCAGAACGATGATGGATAACTTAGCCGGTGATATGACTATTTTACACGCCGGTTTAGAGAACATCAGCGTTGAGCTATTTGAAAAGAATAACGGCTGGTTACGAGAAACGGCCACAAAACTCAGTGATATATTGCATTCAATTTCAGACTTCTTAAAAGCCCACCCTGCCGTGAGTAAAGGGATCGTAATTATTGCCGCTTCTTTTGCTGTAGTTGCCACCGTGATGGGAACGTTGATGATCGGTGTTATGGGGGTTCTTGGCCCTTTGGCTATGCTAAAAATGACATTTTCTATTCTCGGCATTAAAGGTTTTTCAGCTTTCTCCTTAATTACCAAAGGTGTTGGCCTATTGGGTAAAGGGATTATGTTTTTAGGTCGGGCAATGATGGCTAACCCCATTTTGGCAATCATCGCCCTGATAGCGATGGCAGCTATCTGGATTTGGCAAAACTGGGATTGGTTAGGGCCAAAGTTTATAGCACTTTGGGAAAGCGTTAAAAACGCCTGTTCTGTTGCTTGGACCTATATAAAGAATGCTGTAATAACTGCAGCTAAAGCGGTATTGAATTTCTTTATAGATTGGTCATTGCCGGGGCTGATTTATAAGCATTGGGATGCCATTCGAGATAAGACCGGTAAGGCATGGGAAGCATTTAAACGGGTTTGTACGGATGTAGGTACAGCGGTTGCTAACTTTTTTATTAATTGGTCCTTGCCGGGGATCATCTATAAGCACTGGGATGGAATTGTCGATTATGTCAAAGGGCTTAAAGATAGTTTTGTTGAGAATGGCCGGGCCATTATTGACTGGTTGTTATCAGGGATTGATGAGAAGTGGTCAGAACTAAAAAATAAATTTAGTTCTTTAAGTGATCTCATCCCCGGCGGGGTTAAAGAGTTCTTTGGCGTTGAGGCCAGTGCCGAAGTACAGACAAATGGCAATGACCAGCCTCTTTCTAAAATGGCCGATCTGGCTTCTTACCAGCCCCTTAAATTTGGTGGCAGCAATCAGTATGTGGATCAGTCCAAGACTGAAATCAATATTACAAATGGTTCGGGTAATACGGATAGCACGGTAAAGCTGAAAAGAATGCTTGATGAAAGAGATCGAGAAAAGGCCGCACGTCAGCGCAGGGTGTTAGCTGATACTAACTGA
- a CDS encoding phage tail protein has protein sequence MMMILGMFPFMLKTVPYQEFQQTKSWRFPTNNRVGKSPAVQFTGINNDTITLSGVLLPEFTGGRLSMFGLKTMADAGMAWPLIESSGAIYGMFVIESITENKSFFFKDGTARRIEFTINLKRTDDGLLDMLGSLGEKIAGLF, from the coding sequence ATGATGATGATATTAGGTATGTTCCCGTTCATGTTAAAAACGGTCCCGTATCAGGAATTCCAGCAAACAAAATCGTGGCGCTTTCCCACTAATAATCGCGTTGGAAAATCGCCAGCGGTGCAGTTTACCGGAATAAATAACGATACTATCACCTTATCCGGCGTCTTATTACCTGAGTTTACCGGCGGGCGGCTATCCATGTTTGGGCTAAAAACAATGGCTGATGCAGGTATGGCTTGGCCTTTGATTGAGAGTAGTGGCGCTATATATGGCATGTTTGTTATTGAGAGTATAACGGAAAATAAATCCTTCTTTTTTAAGGATGGTACGGCTCGCCGGATTGAATTTACCATTAACCTTAAGCGCACTGATGATGGCTTATTGGATATGTTAGGGAGCTTAGGCGAGAAAATAGCGGGGTTATTCTGA
- a CDS encoding phage late control D family protein, whose protein sequence is MLDGIINALTANPLAPDFKLSIASKDITKSLSSRLISLSLADNRGFEVDQLDITLDDSDQMLELPPRGAVISLSLGWNGEPLIDKGDFTVDEISHSGTPDVLTIRARSADFRGNMNIRREKSYHETTLGEIVWGIAEANGLKFKISPELAEIDIDHIDQTGESDGSFLTRIAQDYGAIATIKKGQLLFILPGTGLTASGHSLEPFTLKRSDGDSHQFNIADRDAYTGVTANWLDTNTKDKTKATIKRKPRKKKKKKEDDSDPERDKNKEYLVGTDENIFVMRHTYVSKSNAMRAAKAKWEQLQRGVATFSIQLARGRPELFPETPVIVSGFKKPIDEALWIVKAVSHSLSDSGFTTSLELEVKIEDIELE, encoded by the coding sequence ATGCTTGATGGAATAATTAACGCCCTAACCGCAAACCCGCTAGCCCCTGACTTTAAGCTGTCTATTGCAAGTAAAGATATTACGAAATCGTTAAGCAGCCGGTTAATTTCGTTGTCTTTAGCCGATAATAGAGGCTTTGAAGTAGACCAGCTTGATATCACCTTGGACGATAGCGATCAGATGTTGGAGTTACCGCCGCGTGGGGCTGTCATTTCTTTATCATTGGGCTGGAACGGCGAACCACTAATTGATAAAGGTGATTTTACGGTAGATGAAATTAGCCATTCTGGTACACCAGATGTATTAACTATACGCGCGCGTAGTGCTGATTTTCGGGGGAATATGAATATCCGTCGTGAAAAGTCATACCATGAAACGACGTTAGGCGAGATCGTTTGGGGAATAGCCGAAGCTAATGGTCTAAAGTTTAAAATATCACCAGAGTTGGCTGAGATTGATATAGACCATATAGACCAGACTGGTGAAAGTGATGGCAGTTTTTTAACTCGGATCGCTCAGGATTATGGGGCTATAGCGACAATTAAGAAGGGCCAATTATTATTTATTTTACCGGGTACCGGTCTGACGGCATCAGGTCATAGTCTAGAGCCTTTTACACTTAAGCGCAGTGATGGTGATAGCCATCAGTTTAATATTGCCGATCGTGATGCTTATACGGGAGTAACGGCCAATTGGCTGGATACCAATACCAAAGATAAAACCAAGGCTACCATTAAACGAAAACCTCGGAAGAAAAAGAAAAAAAAGGAGGACGATTCAGATCCTGAGCGTGATAAAAATAAGGAATACCTAGTTGGAACGGATGAAAATATCTTTGTTATGCGACACACCTACGTATCAAAGAGTAACGCTATGCGGGCCGCTAAAGCCAAGTGGGAGCAATTACAAAGAGGTGTAGCAACATTCAGTATTCAGCTAGCGCGCGGGCGCCCTGAACTTTTCCCTGAAACCCCGGTAATAGTCTCAGGTTTTAAGAAGCCAATAGATGAGGCTCTGTGGATCGTTAAGGCTGTGAGCCATAGTTTAAGTGATAGCGGGTTTACGACTTCCTTAGAACTAGAAGTAAAGATCGAAGATATTGAGCTGGAATAA
- a CDS encoding ogr/Delta-like zinc finger family protein, whose product MMRCSQCHGPAHTRSSCEMSITTKERYYQCQNINCGHTFVCHETFIRSISVPHNINHVQAHPTVTESQCVLPM is encoded by the coding sequence ATGATGCGATGTAGTCAATGTCATGGTCCGGCACATACCCGAAGTAGTTGTGAAATGTCGATAACAACAAAAGAACGCTATTACCAATGTCAGAATATTAATTGTGGCCATACGTTTGTTTGCCATGAAACTTTTATCAGATCAATTTCGGTTCCCCATAATATTAACCATGTTCAAGCACATCCAACCGTCACCGAAAGTCAATGTGTTTTACCCATGTAA